One window of Halosolutus amylolyticus genomic DNA carries:
- a CDS encoding cytochrome c oxidase subunit I — MVSTVSQLFDNDYDDEGFRTCSVTGLEIHRSAENHVKLFGLTAVIALVVGGFFAISVAMTRWEVIGLMDEADYYRHLSMHAWNLLIFWLVFMEIAILYVGGPMVLGRRLPLTTVAKAGWLLMVAGAIGVNYFIWTVSGAEVEPLLTAYVPLNVPTGFYASAVVFLLGATVAAVPFFATIWKEKRWGTRKTLPLAAFGAFVTGIIAVQAILGGISAFSYALVWKLGIIETINSGAYRTLFWTIGHGSQQINLLAMITVWYFLTHVVGGAVVVSEKVSRSAFILYLFFINLGAAHHLMADPALGVGWKLFNTSYAFYGAAFASMIHAFAIPAGLEAGRRQRGLGGGLFGWLTSAPWRNPVFSATIFSIILFGFVGGITGVLMGQLQLNMTWHNTFATVGHFHATVAVGTTLAFMGLVFFVVQTMFRRDFVSGVLASLVPYFYAGAMGIATLVMIYLGILYGVPRRTSSVVRNIPGADFSISAAAPLMSLFGVFAVLAILAGALFILVTLGSLLFGARLDTGEDAGLRPDGGLKPDGGESVHAVDMRGTFAMCLIFMATFVALYVINWFLLVQLWSIGA; from the coding sequence ATGGTATCGACTGTCTCACAGCTGTTCGACAACGACTACGACGACGAAGGGTTCCGGACCTGCTCGGTGACCGGGCTCGAGATCCATCGCTCGGCCGAGAATCACGTCAAACTCTTCGGACTGACGGCCGTCATCGCGCTCGTCGTCGGTGGATTCTTCGCTATCTCCGTCGCGATGACTCGCTGGGAGGTTATCGGGTTGATGGACGAGGCCGACTACTACCGCCACCTCAGTATGCACGCCTGGAACCTCCTCATCTTCTGGCTGGTGTTCATGGAGATCGCCATCCTCTACGTCGGCGGCCCGATGGTGCTCGGTCGACGACTGCCGCTGACGACGGTCGCGAAAGCCGGCTGGCTCCTCATGGTCGCCGGTGCCATCGGCGTCAACTACTTCATCTGGACGGTGTCCGGAGCCGAGGTGGAACCGCTGCTCACGGCCTACGTCCCCCTGAACGTCCCGACGGGATTCTACGCCAGCGCCGTCGTCTTCCTGCTCGGAGCGACCGTTGCCGCAGTGCCGTTCTTCGCCACGATCTGGAAGGAGAAGCGCTGGGGGACGAGGAAGACGCTCCCGCTCGCGGCCTTCGGTGCGTTCGTCACGGGCATCATTGCCGTCCAGGCCATCCTCGGCGGCATCTCCGCCTTCAGTTACGCCCTCGTCTGGAAACTCGGTATCATCGAGACGATCAACAGCGGCGCCTATCGGACGCTCTTCTGGACGATCGGTCACGGATCACAGCAGATCAACCTGCTGGCGATGATCACGGTGTGGTACTTCCTGACGCACGTCGTCGGCGGTGCGGTGGTCGTCAGCGAAAAGGTCTCGCGATCCGCGTTCATTCTCTACCTGTTCTTCATCAACCTCGGAGCGGCCCACCACCTGATGGCGGACCCGGCGCTCGGCGTCGGCTGGAAGCTCTTCAACACGTCGTACGCGTTCTACGGTGCGGCGTTCGCGAGCATGATACACGCCTTCGCAATCCCGGCGGGGCTGGAGGCTGGCCGTCGCCAGCGGGGCCTCGGCGGCGGCCTGTTCGGCTGGCTCACCTCCGCTCCCTGGCGGAATCCAGTCTTCTCTGCGACGATCTTCAGCATCATCCTGTTCGGGTTCGTCGGCGGTATCACCGGCGTCTTGATGGGCCAACTCCAGCTCAACATGACCTGGCACAACACCTTCGCGACGGTCGGGCACTTCCACGCCACCGTCGCAGTGGGGACGACGCTCGCCTTCATGGGGCTGGTCTTCTTCGTCGTTCAGACCATGTTCCGCCGGGACTTCGTCTCCGGTGTGCTCGCGTCCCTCGTACCGTACTTCTACGCCGGCGCGATGGGCATCGCGACGCTGGTCATGATCTACCTCGGCATCCTCTACGGCGTGCCGCGACGGACCTCGAGCGTCGTCCGGAACATCCCCGGAGCCGACTTCAGCATCTCCGCGGCCGCACCACTCATGTCCCTCTTCGGCGTGTTCGCCGTCCTGGCGATACTCGCCGGTGCCCTGTTCATCCTCGTGACGCTCGGGTCGCTGCTGTTCGGTGCCCGCCTCGACACGGGCGAGGACGCCGGCTTGCGTCCCGACGGCGGACTGAAACCGGACGGTGGCGAGTCGGTCCACGCCGTCGACATGCGCGGTACCTTCGCCATGTGCCTGATCTTCATGGCGACGTTCGTCGCCCTCTACGTCATCAACTGGTTCCTCCTCGTCCAGTTGTGGTCCATCGGCGCTTGA
- a CDS encoding heavy metal translocating P-type ATPase, translating to MSSCDLCDLPTPDPPVRGDDDGAFCCRGCREVAARLDEIDRSAGAATGSLDEDTRQRERPDGAVETYLAVDGMHCTTCEAFLGLHADDVDGIYAVDANYAMGMARVVSDPERVSETALPELLSGHGYTVRFRDDAGGPGVDDTARERQRDTVQRLIVGGFFTMLVMPWYFFFLYPSYLGMDTGLIAVDTTTPLTLYLPMVFIGLFTSAVLFYTGFPVLRGAWVSIETRQPNMDLLVSVAALSAYAYSTVALATGSTHLYYDVSVAVIMVVTVGRYYEDRIRRRATDAISTLTTARVSDATRLTADGRETVPVDSVEPGDRLVVAPGGRVPVDGTVVEGVADVDESVLTGESLPVTKAPGDEVVGGSVVADDALVVEVGPEAESTVDRIASALWEIQSQSPAAQRLADALATIFVPLVLVLGTTVALWQLLTGGTVAAALLAGLTILVVSCPCAMGLATPLAISAGLRDALERGVVVTNESVFETAPAADVVVFDKTGTLTAGEMRVTDVTGSSECLRLAAAVERFASHPVADAIVDATIPGSEGESELTPDGGVSDGASGSPDDTAAVRELPDAREFSRHPGEGVSAIVGSRRIVVGTPGLVEREVGAIPEELAARIAEVDRRGELPVVVGWDGQARGVVTIADRERAEWESAVDAFEDCEVAVLTGDDGASAERFRDHQAVDRVFAGVPPDGKVETVRRLAATGTTVMVGDGTNDAPALAAADLGIAMGDGTARAADAADVVVTDSDLTAVDDVFALATGTRRRIRENICWAFLYNAVAIPLAVGGLINPFFAALAMAASSIIVVSNSRRTVIR from the coding sequence ATGAGTTCCTGCGACCTCTGTGACCTCCCCACGCCCGACCCGCCCGTGCGGGGCGACGACGACGGGGCCTTCTGCTGTCGGGGCTGTCGCGAGGTCGCCGCGAGACTCGACGAGATCGACCGATCGGCCGGAGCCGCTACCGGGTCGCTCGACGAGGACACGCGACAGCGTGAACGCCCGGACGGCGCGGTCGAGACGTATCTCGCCGTGGACGGCATGCACTGTACGACTTGCGAGGCGTTTCTCGGGCTGCACGCCGACGACGTCGACGGGATTTACGCGGTGGACGCCAACTACGCGATGGGGATGGCTCGGGTCGTCTCCGACCCGGAGCGGGTATCCGAGACCGCCCTCCCGGAGCTCCTGTCGGGGCACGGCTACACGGTCCGGTTTCGTGACGACGCCGGCGGGCCTGGGGTCGACGATACTGCCAGGGAGCGCCAGCGCGACACCGTCCAGCGACTGATCGTCGGCGGATTCTTCACGATGCTCGTGATGCCGTGGTACTTCTTCTTCCTCTATCCCAGCTACCTCGGTATGGACACGGGCCTGATTGCGGTCGACACGACGACCCCCCTCACACTCTACCTCCCGATGGTGTTCATCGGCCTGTTCACGTCGGCCGTACTCTTCTATACCGGCTTTCCCGTACTCAGGGGTGCCTGGGTAAGCATCGAGACGCGACAGCCGAACATGGACCTGCTCGTGTCGGTCGCGGCGCTGTCGGCGTACGCGTACAGTACGGTCGCACTCGCGACCGGCAGCACGCACCTGTACTACGACGTCAGCGTCGCGGTGATCATGGTCGTCACGGTCGGCCGATACTACGAGGATCGGATTCGACGACGCGCGACGGACGCCATCTCGACGCTCACGACCGCCCGCGTTAGCGACGCCACGCGACTCACCGCCGACGGCAGAGAGACCGTCCCCGTCGATTCGGTTGAGCCGGGTGATCGACTCGTCGTCGCGCCCGGAGGACGCGTTCCCGTGGACGGCACCGTCGTCGAGGGGGTAGCGGACGTCGACGAGTCCGTCTTGACCGGCGAGTCGCTGCCGGTGACCAAAGCACCCGGTGACGAGGTGGTCGGCGGATCGGTCGTCGCCGACGACGCCCTCGTCGTCGAGGTCGGCCCCGAGGCGGAGAGCACCGTCGACCGTATCGCGTCGGCACTGTGGGAGATCCAGAGCCAGTCGCCGGCCGCCCAGCGACTGGCGGACGCGCTCGCCACGATTTTCGTCCCGCTGGTACTCGTCCTCGGGACGACCGTCGCGCTCTGGCAACTCCTGACCGGCGGCACCGTCGCTGCCGCCTTGCTCGCCGGCCTGACGATCCTGGTCGTCTCGTGTCCGTGTGCAATGGGACTGGCGACGCCGCTCGCGATTTCCGCCGGTTTACGTGACGCACTCGAGCGGGGCGTCGTCGTCACGAACGAGTCGGTCTTCGAGACCGCACCTGCCGCCGACGTCGTCGTCTTCGACAAAACCGGGACGCTGACGGCCGGCGAGATGCGCGTGACCGACGTCACTGGGTCGAGCGAGTGCTTGCGGCTTGCGGCGGCAGTCGAGCGGTTCGCCAGTCACCCCGTCGCGGATGCGATAGTGGACGCGACTATCCCGGGTTCGGAAGGCGAATCGGAGCTGACACCTGACGGCGGCGTTTCGGACGGAGCGTCCGGCTCTCCGGATGACACCGCTGCTGTACGTGAACTGCCCGACGCGCGAGAGTTCAGCCGGCATCCCGGCGAGGGTGTTTCGGCGATCGTCGGGTCGCGCCGGATCGTGGTCGGGACGCCGGGCCTCGTGGAGCGAGAAGTGGGGGCGATCCCCGAGGAACTCGCCGCTCGCATCGCCGAGGTCGATCGCCGGGGCGAGTTACCGGTCGTCGTCGGGTGGGACGGCCAGGCCCGCGGCGTCGTCACGATAGCGGATCGAGAACGAGCCGAGTGGGAGTCCGCGGTCGACGCGTTCGAAGACTGTGAGGTCGCCGTGCTCACCGGGGACGACGGGGCGAGCGCGGAACGGTTTCGCGATCATCAGGCCGTCGATCGCGTGTTCGCGGGCGTCCCACCGGACGGCAAGGTGGAGACGGTCCGCCGCCTCGCCGCGACCGGAACGACGGTGATGGTCGGCGACGGCACGAACGACGCGCCGGCGCTGGCGGCGGCGGACCTGGGGATCGCGATGGGTGACGGGACCGCTCGCGCCGCCGACGCTGCCGACGTCGTGGTTACCGACAGCGATCTCACGGCGGTTGACGACGTCTTCGCCCTCGCGACGGGGACGCGGCGGCGGATTCGCGAGAACATCTGCTGGGCGTTTCTCTACAACGCAGTCGCGATCCCACTCGCCGTCGGTGGCCTCATCAATCCCTTCTTCGCTGCGCTGGCGATGGCCGCCAGCAGTATCATCGTGGTCTCCAACTCGCGACGGACCGTGATCCGGTGA
- a CDS encoding 30S ribosomal protein S14: MTDSGTTNATSESNAGTDLTGGRTGNQRVCRDTGREQGLIGKYDIWLCRQSFREMARDMGFRKYD; encoded by the coding sequence ATGACCGACAGCGGGACGACCAACGCCACGAGCGAATCAAACGCCGGAACCGACCTAACGGGTGGGCGTACCGGGAACCAGCGCGTCTGCAGAGACACTGGCCGCGAACAGGGCTTGATCGGCAAGTACGATATCTGGCTGTGTCGGCAGTCGTTTCGAGAGATGGCCCGCGATATGGGCTTTCGAAAGTACGACTGA
- a CDS encoding DUF7511 domain-containing protein, whose amino-acid sequence MTETGSPPAVEHPAPECLAIVESTDSEPDLCTIYSIAPEDSLVTAWISAREGSYCTLEDAR is encoded by the coding sequence GTGACCGAAACGGGATCACCACCGGCCGTCGAGCATCCAGCGCCGGAGTGTCTCGCGATCGTCGAATCCACGGATTCGGAGCCGGATCTGTGTACGATCTACTCGATTGCCCCCGAAGACTCACTGGTGACGGCGTGGATCTCGGCCCGAGAAGGATCGTATTGCACACTCGAGGACGCACGATAA
- a CDS encoding GTP-binding protein yields MGEQTIPVTVLSGTLGAGKTTTLNHVLRESDDRDLAVLVNDMGEVNVDADLVAESSDIADEDEELVELSNGCICCELRGDLLDAIGGLTRDQEFDAIVVESTGVAEPLPVAQTLTLGFDQSDLDPTEFYEETGIEPLENCHLDTTVTVVDAHQFDEAMQSDEILDDDGTKKHLGDLLVEQVEFCDVLLLNKCDLVDDATLDEIEATLEMLQPRAEIVRTTHGRVDVDEIIDTDRFDFEEASRSAGWMQELQEPHQSAEEEHGVTSFVFEARRPFHPERFAELLDAFPEPVVRSKGHFWLAGREEMALMVNVAGQSIRVAPAGNWIATLPPEEREDQFEAYPELEETWDDEWGDRGTKLVVIGTEMDHESIRERLELCLLTDEEMDADWDAFDDRFPTFEPPEETDEDVTEDPEHDGQEEIGIAD; encoded by the coding sequence ATGGGAGAGCAAACGATCCCCGTAACGGTCCTCTCCGGGACGCTCGGCGCCGGCAAGACGACCACACTCAATCACGTGTTGCGCGAGAGCGACGACCGGGATCTCGCCGTGCTCGTCAACGACATGGGCGAGGTGAACGTCGATGCTGACCTCGTCGCCGAATCCTCGGACATCGCCGACGAGGACGAAGAGCTGGTCGAGCTCTCGAACGGCTGTATCTGCTGTGAACTGCGCGGCGACCTGCTCGACGCGATCGGCGGACTCACCCGCGATCAGGAGTTCGACGCCATCGTCGTCGAGTCGACGGGCGTCGCCGAACCACTGCCCGTTGCACAGACGCTGACGCTCGGGTTCGATCAGTCGGATCTCGATCCCACCGAGTTCTACGAGGAGACGGGCATCGAACCGCTCGAGAACTGTCACCTCGATACGACGGTGACGGTCGTCGACGCCCACCAGTTCGACGAGGCGATGCAGTCGGACGAGATCCTCGACGACGACGGGACGAAGAAACACCTCGGCGACCTGCTCGTCGAACAGGTGGAGTTCTGTGACGTCCTCCTGTTGAACAAGTGCGACCTCGTTGACGATGCGACGCTCGACGAGATCGAAGCGACGCTCGAGATGTTGCAGCCCCGGGCGGAGATCGTCCGGACGACTCACGGCCGAGTCGACGTCGACGAGATCATCGATACTGACCGGTTCGACTTCGAGGAAGCGAGCCGATCGGCCGGCTGGATGCAGGAACTCCAGGAACCGCACCAATCGGCCGAAGAAGAACACGGCGTGACCTCGTTCGTCTTCGAGGCGCGACGTCCCTTCCACCCCGAACGGTTCGCCGAACTACTCGACGCGTTCCCGGAGCCCGTCGTCCGATCGAAAGGCCACTTCTGGCTCGCCGGCCGCGAGGAGATGGCGCTCATGGTGAACGTCGCTGGACAGTCGATTCGGGTCGCACCCGCCGGGAACTGGATCGCGACCCTCCCGCCCGAGGAACGCGAGGACCAGTTCGAAGCGTACCCCGAACTCGAGGAGACCTGGGACGACGAGTGGGGTGACCGCGGAACGAAACTGGTCGTCATCGGGACCGAGATGGACCACGAGTCGATCCGTGAACGCCTCGAACTCTGTCTGCTCACCGACGAGGAGATGGATGCCGACTGGGACGCGTTCGACGATCGGTTCCCGACGTTCGAGCCACCCGAAGAAACCGACGAAGACGTGACAGAGGATCCCGAACACGATGGCCAGGAAGAGATCGGCATCGCAGATTGA
- a CDS encoding FAD/NAD(P)-binding protein produces the protein MTTRNSTRKFGCTIVGGGIHGTYLAQRLLDDTPIDRSDVCIVDPHDRLLASFRQKASACGMEALRSTFVHHVGTEPFGLESYAEANDREDELVPTVDYPDRPSLDLFLDYSEYVIERKDLGSLHYRAVVDGIYEHPDATGLRLETTAGPIDTDHCVLAIGHGGRYHWPDWAADLDGVEHVWEGFDPDASVDRTVVVGGGITAAQLACELSETQSVALLSRHPIEWEVSEADPPWINWSHIERTLHVHPPGSSDRFEVVSDARHTATVPPYLYDEFEDRTDDGVLVLTEGTVDSASDDDESVRLSLDHGLQLLGDRVVLATGFEPVFEHPFVDRIADELELARGYRGTPVLDDDTLAWQRDDGRSVPLYVSGALALGTVGPYAPNVPGARRAGDRIAPAIARRRRRSGAGSASESVHGTEVSD, from the coding sequence ATGACGACACGCAACTCAACCCGGAAATTCGGCTGTACCATCGTCGGGGGCGGAATCCACGGCACGTACCTCGCCCAACGTCTCCTCGACGACACTCCGATCGACAGGTCCGACGTTTGCATCGTCGATCCCCACGACCGATTGTTGGCATCGTTTCGCCAGAAGGCGAGCGCCTGCGGCATGGAGGCACTGCGATCGACGTTCGTTCACCACGTCGGAACCGAACCGTTCGGTCTCGAGAGTTACGCCGAAGCGAACGATCGGGAGGACGAACTCGTTCCGACGGTCGACTATCCCGACCGGCCCTCTCTCGATCTCTTTCTGGACTACTCGGAATACGTAATCGAACGGAAGGATCTCGGCTCGCTGCACTATCGAGCCGTCGTCGACGGGATTTACGAACACCCCGACGCGACGGGGCTTCGGCTCGAGACGACCGCGGGACCGATCGATACCGACCACTGCGTCCTGGCGATCGGCCACGGCGGTCGGTACCACTGGCCCGACTGGGCGGCCGATCTCGACGGCGTCGAACACGTCTGGGAGGGATTCGATCCCGACGCATCGGTCGATCGAACTGTCGTCGTCGGCGGCGGGATCACGGCCGCGCAACTCGCGTGTGAGTTGAGCGAGACGCAGTCGGTGGCCCTGCTCTCCCGTCACCCGATCGAGTGGGAGGTCTCCGAGGCGGATCCGCCGTGGATCAACTGGTCGCACATCGAACGGACCCTCCACGTCCACCCGCCGGGTTCGAGCGACCGGTTCGAGGTGGTTTCGGACGCCCGACACACCGCGACGGTGCCGCCGTATCTGTACGACGAGTTCGAGGACCGAACCGACGACGGCGTGCTCGTGCTCACAGAGGGGACCGTCGACTCGGCGTCGGACGACGACGAATCGGTTCGGCTCTCCCTGGACCACGGGTTGCAGTTGCTCGGCGATCGCGTCGTCCTCGCGACCGGATTCGAACCGGTGTTCGAGCACCCGTTCGTCGATCGAATCGCCGACGAACTCGAACTGGCCCGGGGATATCGGGGAACGCCCGTTCTCGACGACGACACGCTCGCCTGGCAGCGCGACGACGGACGATCCGTTCCGCTGTACGTCTCCGGGGCGCTTGCCCTCGGGACGGTCGGTCCGTACGCGCCCAACGTTCCGGGAGCCAGGCGGGCCGGCGATCGGATTGCGCCCGCCATTGCACGGCGTCGTCGCCGCTCCGGAGCTGGCAGTGCGAGCGAATCGGTGCACGGAACGGAAGTGTCCGATTGA
- a CDS encoding CopG family ribbon-helix-helix protein translates to MTVISVSMPDSLITELDTFIEEHGYSGRSEAIREGVRGLLREFDQQTLEGQHVICVITTTFDHDSGAEAELSELRHANQDLVTSNVHSHAGNSCLDLFVVEGTVDDIGSYVACLRAIDGVGTVEHSILSADQSKVA, encoded by the coding sequence ATGACGGTCATCAGCGTCTCGATGCCGGACTCACTGATAACCGAACTCGATACGTTCATCGAGGAACACGGATACAGCGGACGGAGTGAAGCGATCAGAGAAGGTGTGCGAGGACTGCTACGAGAGTTCGACCAGCAGACGCTCGAGGGTCAGCACGTAATCTGCGTCATCACGACCACGTTCGATCACGACTCCGGAGCAGAAGCGGAACTCTCGGAACTTCGCCACGCCAACCAGGACCTCGTCACGTCGAACGTTCACAGTCACGCCGGGAACTCCTGTCTCGATCTGTTCGTCGTCGAAGGAACCGTCGACGACATCGGTTCGTACGTCGCTTGCCTGCGTGCCATCGACGGTGTCGGAACCGTCGAGCATTCGATTCTCTCGGCCGATCAGTCGAAAGTGGCGTAG
- a CDS encoding GTP-binding protein, whose translation MSDTIPVTVLSGALGAGKTTTLNHVLTEDHGHEVAVLVNDMGEVNVDVEHVERQSELSQANEEIIEMSNGCICCRLRGDMLDAVGALVENREFDYLLVESSGISEPIPVAQTFALGFEDSEYDPTDDYHLDTMVSVVDAHAMFEGFDSGTALTSDEAAGGTDRIPEEVLLDQIEFCDVLLLNKCDLVPDSELDEIEAVLKTLQPRAELVRTEFGRVEPDEILDTGRFDFEEAQNSAGWKHELQDGHHHDAATAEHGVESFVFRADRPFHPERFANLLRNLPSAIIRAKGFFWSAGREDVAMGLDKAGQSVRAGPQGQWITTLPEQQRQRYFQAMPGLEDDWDDQWGDRSVELVFIGRDFEADEMKAWLEDCLLSDTEMDEDWGTYPDPFGVDEQRELALADD comes from the coding sequence ATGAGCGATACCATCCCAGTAACCGTGCTCTCGGGTGCGCTCGGTGCCGGCAAGACGACCACACTCAACCACGTCCTGACCGAAGATCACGGTCACGAGGTCGCCGTCCTCGTCAACGACATGGGCGAAGTCAACGTCGACGTCGAACACGTCGAACGACAGTCGGAGCTCTCACAGGCCAACGAAGAGATCATCGAGATGTCCAACGGCTGTATCTGCTGTCGGCTCCGCGGCGATATGCTCGACGCCGTGGGTGCGCTGGTCGAAAACCGCGAGTTCGACTACCTCCTCGTCGAGTCGTCCGGCATTTCCGAGCCGATCCCGGTCGCACAAACGTTCGCACTCGGCTTCGAAGATTCCGAGTACGATCCGACCGACGACTATCACCTCGACACGATGGTATCGGTCGTCGACGCCCACGCGATGTTCGAGGGATTCGATTCCGGGACGGCGCTCACGAGCGACGAAGCGGCCGGCGGGACCGATCGCATCCCCGAAGAAGTGCTACTCGACCAGATCGAGTTCTGTGACGTCCTCCTGCTCAACAAGTGTGATCTCGTCCCCGACTCGGAACTCGACGAAATCGAAGCCGTGTTGAAGACGCTCCAGCCGCGTGCGGAGCTCGTCCGCACCGAATTCGGGCGCGTCGAGCCGGATGAAATCCTCGACACGGGGCGGTTCGATTTCGAGGAGGCGCAGAACTCAGCCGGCTGGAAACACGAACTCCAGGACGGTCACCATCACGACGCTGCCACCGCGGAACACGGCGTCGAATCGTTCGTCTTCCGGGCAGATCGCCCGTTCCATCCGGAGCGATTCGCGAACCTCCTCCGGAACCTCCCGTCGGCGATCATTCGCGCGAAGGGCTTTTTCTGGTCGGCCGGTCGCGAAGACGTCGCGATGGGCCTCGACAAGGCGGGTCAGTCGGTACGAGCCGGCCCCCAGGGTCAATGGATCACGACCCTCCCGGAGCAACAACGACAACGCTACTTCCAGGCGATGCCCGGCCTCGAAGACGACTGGGACGACCAGTGGGGTGACCGCAGCGTCGAACTCGTCTTCATCGGCCGTGACTTCGAGGCAGACGAAATGAAAGCGTGGCTCGAGGACTGTCTGCTCAGCGATACCGAGATGGACGAGGACTGGGGTACGTACCCCGACCCGTTCGGGGTCGACGAGCAACGGGAACTCGCACTCGCGGACGACTGA
- a CDS encoding CobW family GTP-binding protein, whose protein sequence is MGVPVTVLSGTLGAGKTTLLNHVLTREHDYDAAVVVNDVGEINVDANLAERRVDGDTDVVELTNGCICCGIQDEFGRALVELALAEEFDYLLVEPSGISDPAPVAQQLVQSRASTFYDLSSVTTVVDARRFYDAFSEGEVRRRGSTEDGTRPLSDLIVDGVEFCDTLVVNKTDLVTDAELDYVVETLRALQPEATVLTSTFGQVDPGAVLDTGRFDVETVSDSPGWKRALKQYADHSTDHKQNRAREHDRGPNHGHDSVDAPVADGDVDHDDRSHETHGHVHPPDEYGIDSFVYHQRRPMHPERLADTLQKFPTSVVRAKGYLHVAGRPDHALVLSRAGRQTRIEGVGRWIASLPEDRRKFYRRSRESGWDDDYGDRKTELVMIGRDMDARVIERSLEACVLADAELDTADSNFENPFPNREGEEIRL, encoded by the coding sequence ATGGGAGTCCCAGTAACGGTGCTTTCCGGGACGCTCGGTGCCGGAAAGACGACGCTGCTCAATCACGTCCTCACACGCGAGCACGACTACGACGCCGCAGTGGTCGTCAACGACGTGGGTGAGATAAACGTGGACGCGAACCTCGCCGAGCGCCGCGTCGATGGCGATACGGACGTCGTCGAACTCACGAACGGCTGTATCTGCTGTGGGATCCAGGACGAATTCGGCCGAGCGCTCGTCGAACTCGCGCTCGCGGAGGAATTCGACTACCTCCTGGTCGAACCGTCGGGGATTTCCGATCCGGCACCGGTTGCACAACAACTCGTCCAGAGCCGCGCATCGACCTTCTACGACCTCAGCAGCGTCACCACGGTCGTAGACGCACGCCGGTTCTACGACGCGTTCAGTGAGGGCGAGGTGCGGCGTCGCGGTTCGACCGAGGACGGGACGCGACCGCTCTCTGATCTCATCGTCGACGGCGTCGAGTTCTGCGATACGCTGGTGGTGAATAAGACCGATCTCGTCACCGACGCGGAACTCGACTACGTGGTCGAAACGCTTCGAGCGTTGCAACCCGAAGCAACGGTCCTCACGAGCACGTTCGGGCAGGTCGATCCCGGAGCCGTGCTCGATACTGGCCGGTTCGACGTCGAGACTGTTTCCGATTCGCCAGGATGGAAACGAGCGCTGAAACAGTACGCGGACCACAGCACGGACCACAAGCAAAACAGGGCACGGGAGCACGATCGCGGGCCGAATCACGGTCACGACAGTGTGGATGCCCCCGTCGCTGACGGCGATGTGGATCACGACGATCGATCCCACGAAACGCACGGACACGTACACCCGCCGGACGAGTACGGGATCGATTCGTTCGTCTACCACCAGCGACGACCGATGCATCCGGAACGGTTGGCCGATACCCTCCAGAAATTTCCGACGAGCGTCGTTCGAGCCAAAGGGTATCTCCACGTCGCTGGCCGCCCCGACCACGCGCTGGTGCTGTCGCGGGCAGGACGGCAAACCCGCATCGAGGGTGTTGGCCGGTGGATCGCCTCGTTGCCCGAGGACCGACGCAAATTCTATCGGCGGTCACGGGAGTCCGGGTGGGACGACGACTACGGTGACCGGAAGACGGAGCTCGTGATGATCGGACGGGATATGGACGCTCGAGTGATCGAACGGTCGCTCGAAGCGTGCGTCCTCGCGGACGCAGAGCTGGATACCGCCGACAGCAACTTCGAAAACCCATTTCCGAACCGGGAGGGAGAAGAGATCCGGCTCTGA
- a CDS encoding ArsR/SmtB family transcription factor: MSEETDLSTVLAVLDDDYARQILTETSVEPMSASTLSERCDASLPTIYRRLDRLEECQLVSEETELAPDGNHYSIYSANLDRLELSLEDGSFELELSYREEDVADRFTRMWEGMR, from the coding sequence GTGAGTGAGGAGACCGACCTGTCGACGGTGCTCGCCGTTCTCGACGACGATTACGCGCGGCAAATCCTCACCGAAACGAGCGTCGAACCCATGTCTGCTAGCACATTGAGCGAACGGTGTGACGCCTCCCTGCCGACGATTTATCGGCGTCTCGACCGTCTCGAGGAGTGTCAACTCGTAAGCGAAGAGACGGAACTCGCCCCGGACGGCAACCACTACAGCATTTACAGTGCGAACCTCGATCGGCTGGAACTGTCCCTGGAGGACGGATCGTTCGAACTCGAACTGTCCTACCGGGAGGAAGACGTCGCGGACAGGTTCACACGGATGTGGGAGGGGATGCGATGA
- a CDS encoding DUF7521 family protein: MSREVVRIGEASVFELLTIATLFLVAIMGTVIAYQAYRGYRRNDARSMLYLAVGLLLLTLCPFVINVAINTLASPEQIVTVFFENVSRLFGLAAIMYSLYGGH, encoded by the coding sequence ATGAGCCGCGAGGTCGTCCGGATCGGCGAGGCGTCGGTGTTCGAACTCCTGACCATCGCTACCCTCTTTCTCGTCGCGATAATGGGGACGGTCATCGCCTACCAGGCCTACCGGGGGTACCGCCGCAACGACGCCCGATCGATGCTCTATCTCGCTGTCGGTCTGCTGTTGCTCACCCTGTGTCCGTTCGTGATCAACGTCGCGATCAACACGCTCGCAAGCCCCGAACAGATCGTCACCGTATTCTTCGAGAACGTGAGTCGGCTGTTCGGACTGGCCGCGATCATGTACTCGCTGTACGGCGGGCACTAG